A genomic stretch from Pseudomonadota bacterium includes:
- the queC gene encoding 7-cyano-7-deazaguanine synthase QueC: protein MTSSNIPRAVVLLSGGLDSATALAMASDAGHECFAMSVDYGQRHRAELNAARALARAFSVSGHKVVGVDLTAIGGSALTEASIAVPEQEATGIPITYVPARNTVLLALALGYAETLDAQHIYIGANAVDYSGYPDCRPEFITAFERLANVATKAAVEGQSVKIEAPLIDLTKAQIIQRGMALGVDYALTVSCYQASEDGAACGVCDSCRLRKQGFVDAGVSDPTRYR from the coding sequence ATGACTTCATCCAATATTCCTCGCGCGGTTGTGCTGCTTTCGGGTGGCCTGGATTCGGCGACAGCCCTCGCGATGGCCTCAGATGCTGGACACGAGTGCTTCGCGATGTCGGTGGATTACGGCCAACGACATCGAGCTGAACTCAACGCGGCACGAGCATTGGCACGAGCGTTTTCGGTGAGCGGTCACAAGGTGGTCGGCGTGGACCTTACCGCAATTGGTGGCTCAGCGTTGACTGAGGCGTCAATCGCGGTCCCGGAGCAGGAGGCGACGGGAATCCCGATTACGTATGTACCGGCCCGCAACACGGTATTGTTGGCGCTGGCGCTAGGCTATGCGGAGACGCTGGATGCACAGCACATTTATATCGGTGCAAACGCCGTTGACTACTCAGGTTATCCGGACTGTCGACCTGAATTCATTACGGCATTTGAGCGGCTTGCGAATGTGGCGACCAAAGCGGCTGTCGAGGGCCAGTCGGTAAAAATCGAGGCGCCGCTAATCGATCTTACTAAGGCACAGATCATTCAGCGCGGCATGGCCTTGGGCGTGGACTACGCGCTGACCGTTTCGTGTTATCAGGCAAGCGAAGACGGCGCGGCATGTGGTGTGTGTGACTCGTGTCGCTTGCGGAAACAAGGGTTTGTGGATGCTGGGGTGAGCGACCCAACGCGCTATCGATAA
- a CDS encoding FG-GAP repeat protein, translated as MSGGQNMVLQRSLLVIGLLFCQLTALGQCDPDPGFVGASYLTGGVQAGALNQPDPVVLSFNSTASGGDPQDSEFFSLDTGFANNSQAIASASLRTGAIGFFVTTSPTATNSYAGAGGNFSDYVCFNFPNGETSADIQIVMDTAGLIDCFNGDLSCVAGGSFWNSTINFNGATVSRGIRDLALPFDQIVLDTTVNAGQVYGLTVSTGVGGSFGGTIDFRDSLITRFVLPEGVTFESNSGVLMTETITPMPAPITTLRNPFPSSGQGYGIDVAIDGDTSVVGANGYVTVFVNTGGYWTEQQVIEGELSYGLTVAVDNDTIAVGAESQCEGVGAFMNCGFVYVYARQGDTWVEQQVLVASDADSAGLGDAFGTSLSLDGDTLVVGARLEESPSLMQNVGAVYVFTRTDGVWTEQQKLVATTPSENAQFGRDVSLDQDSLAITSRTDENGESTGSIYVFARVADVWSQQANLVASDAPLTQGAGISSVVLRAGSLFYGNTNNVSPDMLGGTVYSFTGSGSNWIESSKITASDGQNGNQFGRSIGFDGDTLIIGTPVGGDDVSVSTGAFYLFNLVNGSWSEVQKFNAEDAENGDNYASSLALSGSDAVVGAWGVNPNGLAYTYALDAQLSDVDSDGVIDSLDNCTTVANADQRDTNGDGFGNQCDPDFDNNGVVNFLDIVAWTPSFGMNSSGDLDLDGDGTLNFVDFSILANYFQQPPGPSGAAP; from the coding sequence ATGTCTGGGGGACAAAATATGGTGTTGCAGCGAAGTTTGCTTGTAATTGGGTTGTTGTTTTGCCAACTCACTGCGCTGGGTCAGTGTGATCCGGATCCAGGGTTTGTTGGCGCCAGCTACCTAACCGGTGGTGTACAAGCGGGTGCACTTAATCAGCCGGACCCGGTTGTGCTTAGCTTCAACAGCACAGCTTCTGGCGGCGATCCACAGGATTCCGAATTCTTTTCGCTTGATACGGGCTTTGCCAATAATTCTCAAGCCATCGCCTCGGCAAGTTTGCGGACCGGCGCGATCGGTTTTTTCGTTACCACGTCGCCCACCGCTACAAATTCCTACGCCGGTGCTGGCGGTAATTTTTCTGACTATGTGTGTTTTAATTTTCCTAACGGCGAAACGTCAGCAGACATTCAAATTGTGATGGACACGGCAGGTTTGATTGATTGCTTTAATGGTGATTTAAGTTGCGTGGCAGGTGGTTCATTTTGGAATTCAACCATTAACTTTAACGGCGCGACCGTCAGCCGAGGTATTCGAGACTTGGCGCTGCCATTTGATCAGATCGTTCTTGATACCACGGTCAATGCGGGCCAGGTATACGGTCTCACGGTTTCGACCGGAGTCGGCGGCTCTTTTGGAGGCACCATCGATTTCCGTGATTCTTTGATTACACGATTTGTCTTGCCAGAGGGTGTCACGTTCGAATCGAACTCAGGCGTTTTGATGACCGAAACCATTACGCCGATGCCCGCACCGATTACAACACTTCGCAATCCTTTCCCATCGAGTGGACAGGGATATGGGATCGATGTAGCGATTGATGGCGATACTTCCGTCGTCGGGGCTAATGGTTACGTCACTGTCTTTGTCAATACAGGTGGATATTGGACCGAGCAGCAAGTTATTGAGGGCGAATTAAGTTACGGGCTTACTGTTGCAGTAGACAATGACACGATCGCGGTTGGTGCGGAATCTCAATGCGAAGGCGTTGGCGCATTCATGAACTGTGGTTTTGTGTATGTGTATGCACGTCAAGGTGACACATGGGTCGAGCAACAAGTGCTGGTGGCGAGCGACGCCGACAGTGCGGGCCTTGGGGATGCATTTGGAACGTCGTTGTCATTAGACGGCGACACACTCGTTGTGGGCGCCCGGCTAGAAGAGTCGCCGAGCCTCATGCAAAACGTGGGTGCGGTTTACGTGTTTACACGTACAGATGGTGTTTGGACAGAACAGCAAAAATTGGTCGCCACTACGCCATCCGAAAATGCACAGTTCGGTCGGGATGTCAGTTTGGATCAAGATTCACTCGCGATTACGTCGAGAACTGACGAAAATGGTGAATCTACAGGTTCCATTTACGTGTTTGCGCGTGTGGCGGACGTCTGGAGTCAACAGGCCAATCTGGTCGCTAGTGATGCGCCGCTAACGCAGGGTGCCGGTATTAGCAGCGTGGTGCTTCGAGCAGGGTCGCTGTTTTACGGAAACACTAATAATGTGAGTCCAGATATGCTTGGGGGAACGGTTTACAGTTTTACCGGCAGTGGGTCCAACTGGATTGAATCGTCAAAAATCACCGCGTCTGATGGTCAAAACGGTAATCAATTTGGTCGCTCCATCGGATTTGACGGAGACACTCTTATCATTGGTACGCCTGTTGGTGGTGATGATGTGTCGGTTTCTACTGGCGCGTTCTACCTCTTTAATCTCGTTAATGGGAGCTGGTCGGAGGTGCAGAAATTTAATGCTGAAGATGCCGAAAACGGCGATAACTATGCGAGTAGCCTTGCCCTAAGTGGCTCAGATGCGGTGGTTGGCGCGTGGGGCGTCAATCCGAATGGGCTTGCGTATACTTATGCTCTCGATGCGCAGCTGTCGGATGTTGATTCGGACGGCGTCATCGACTCGCTGGATAACTGCACGACGGTCGCAAATGCGGATCAGCGCGATACCAACGGTGATGGCTTTGGGAACCAATGCGATCCGGATTTCGATAACAATGGGGTTGTGAACTTTCTTGACATTGTCGCCTGGACGCCGAGCTTTGGTATGAATAGCTCGGGTGATCTTGATCTCGATGGCGATGGTACGCTCAATTTTGTCGATTTTTCGATTCTAGCCAACTATTTTCAACAGCCGCCAGGGCCAAGCGGCGCGGCGCCCTAG
- the queE gene encoding 7-carboxy-7-deazaguanine synthase QueE, producing the protein MQRDDLPAAQRLRLTEIFCSLQGEALDAGWPTVFVRLTGCPLRCQYCDTEYAFHGGEWHGFDEILDRVNQFGVRHVCVTGGEPLAQQNVIGLISRLCDEGFKVSLETSGAMDVSRVDPRCSKVLDVKTPGSREESRNRLENLDFISPHDQIKFVICDRNDYDWSVAFIERHNLTDRSTVWFSASFNQLPHQQLADWIVADALPVRFQLQLHKILWDDEPGR; encoded by the coding sequence ATGCAACGCGACGACCTGCCGGCGGCGCAACGTTTGCGCCTGACCGAAATCTTCTGTTCACTGCAAGGCGAGGCGCTCGATGCCGGCTGGCCGACGGTGTTCGTGCGTCTGACCGGTTGTCCATTGCGCTGTCAGTACTGCGACACGGAGTACGCGTTTCACGGCGGTGAGTGGCATGGGTTCGACGAGATACTCGATCGGGTTAATCAATTTGGTGTCCGCCATGTATGCGTGACGGGCGGCGAGCCGCTCGCACAACAAAACGTGATCGGCCTAATCTCTCGGCTGTGCGACGAAGGCTTCAAGGTGTCACTGGAGACTTCCGGTGCGATGGACGTCAGCCGTGTCGACCCGCGCTGTAGCAAGGTGCTCGATGTTAAAACACCGGGATCACGTGAAGAATCGCGCAACCGACTCGAGAATCTTGATTTCATTTCGCCTCACGACCAAATTAAGTTCGTGATTTGTGACCGCAACGACTATGACTGGTCCGTGGCGTTTATCGAGAGGCATAATCTCACCGATCGGAGCACCGTGTGGTTTTCTGCGAGCTTTAATCAACTTCCGCATCAGCAGTTAGCCGATTGGATCGTCGCTGATGCCTTGCCAGTGAGATTCCAGTTGCAGCTGCACAAAATTCTATGGGACGACGAACCGGGGCGTTAG